In Leguminivora glycinivorella isolate SPB_JAAS2020 chromosome 17, LegGlyc_1.1, whole genome shotgun sequence, the DNA window GATATAGTTCGGAGCTAAATCAACTATATTTTATACTTAGTCCTATAAAAGGCGTTAttccatttgtatttttttttttgtacttgcATCTCAGAATTACTTGATGAGAGAGTGAGGCACAATGCaatttgtgaaaaaaaaataacaggtGGTATACTACCCCAAAATGTGGATGTCAAAATATGTATTGTAAGTTTCTTATCATGATGAAAAATGTTgatattatatcaattgcatAACCTAACACATGTAACAGAATGACTGATATTAACATTGTTTAATCTTTAACTTAATTTAACACTATTTAGATATTTAGTTTGTTAAATGTAGCTATTTATCGTGGTTTTGTAACACTATGCTAACACTAATTATATCAAAGGAATTAGATGCTTCAAATAGTGCAAAATATTTACGGTGCAAATTTATTATCTAACGCTGATAGAGAAAGAAGTTATAAAACCTGGCAACATCGTAGTTTCTTCCCGTTCTCTTACACATAGATATGAAAGGGACGACGCTACGTTGTTGCCACTTTATACGAgtatctgggccatttttttttttcaaagttgtccaccccacctttttttgtaacatgggtattttttacgcgattaatactcggaatcgcgagctctttcgatcctgataggaaaaaaaaaatgtcccaagatttccatacattttttcgaaccttccattccgttaccgccatacaaaatgtatgaaaaaatggtaacggaatgggaaaaaaccttgggacactttttttctcctattagaattgaaagagatcgcgattctgagtggaaaccacataaaaaaatccaaatccaaaaaaaagtgaggtggacaacttcgaaaaaaatggcccatctacTCTTTCTTGCAAGTCTGTAATGTTCATCCATTTCATTAATCAGTACCGGCTGCTTACTGAACGTACGCGGTAGAGTGATGAGAGGCAAATCAGGGCCATTAATTTATGCCTCGCCTCGATCGACCAATGTCCAATTTCATAAAGCTACtggttacaatttacaagcggaaGTCCCTTTCGAACTTGTTACATGAGAAAGAGACTTCCACTTGTGACTAGTACCTTTGTGATATGGGCCAGGGTGAATCCACTTAAAAGTAACGCGAGTCACGacgtaacacttatttagagatagattatcacttgaacttgcatcgtgaataaatgaaacatgccataaaatcgtgactcgtgTTACTCTTGCTGCGGATTGACCCGCCACAAATTCATACGGCGTGTTGTCCGACGAGTAACGTATCTGCCAACTGCCACTAGatttacaaatatttttctttggtTTTACAGATTTTTGTAACTTATGGGCATTTAATCCTATAGTTTGGCCCTTGGGGTCATTTTAATCGATGATATTTTTGTAAACTTTGTCTATTGACTATTCTAACCAAGAAATACTATGATAACTACTATTTAGTCTAATAGTGGTAGGTACAGCATTTTGTACTACGGAATTTTCTCTTTGGTCTATTGTGTCACATTTTTTTGTTAAGATGCGAAGATCTGAACTATGTTTCAATGAATACATTACGAGTCCGTTAGCTTTTGTCAGctatatttgggccatttttttttatcaaagttgtctaccccactttttttgtaacattggtattttttacgcgattcatattcagaatcgcgaAGTATTTCGATCCTgctaggagaaaaaaaatgtcccaagatgtCTATACATTTTTCCAACTTTCCATTTCGTTAccgctatacaaaatgtatgaaaaaatggtaaccgaatgggaaaaaaccttgggacactttatTTCTCCTATTATGATTGAAagaactcgcgattctgagtggaaaccacataaaaatttccaaatccaaataaAAGTAGGGTAGACAACTTTAATAAAATGGTCAATTTGAACCGTTATAAGACCTATGTGAAGGCCTTCTCATATTGCTTGATAGGATATAAGTTTGTGTAgtccaaaattcaaaattataaaagcTTTATTTATTAAAGTAGTTAGGATTATAACTAATTTGGCGTTAATGCTAGAACGAAAATCCAAGTCGCAGTGTTACCCACTAAGAAAttcaacaaatattttttagaaCATTGTACTCTCATTGGCTGTTTTAGTCGTAAGTATGAGTAGCGAATATTGTAAAAATCAGTGATTGTAGATAGATCGCTATGGTTTTTTTGGAATGAACTTATTAAATTTAGTTGGCAGCTAGTTATTGCCAAGATATAAAGATATAAAGACCTGTGTTTAGTTCGCTTTAATATGTTTAATTGTGTAATTATCTTTAAGAACTGGAGAAACTAAACGAGCAAAGGGTTTATAATTATTTGAGCACAATCTTGGTTTGAAAATGATCTAGAAATCAAGTGAAAGGAATAAATGATTACTAATTCCAAACATGGTGCGTTTTAAAGTTTATAACATGTGCGGAAGTAATGTAATGCCTTGTTTGCTTAGTTTCTTCAGCTAGACTAACATAACAACGGATGTATTACCATTGTGGATTGTGAGGGCCGTAACCTCTAACATACTGGCGATTTCCGAGCTAGTTGAATGCAAAGCGAGCGCGCAACTGTATGTAGAAAATGAAAGCGAGAAATTCCAAGTTTTATAAGTGTTATAGCTAATCTTAAGGTGCCTTCCTAAGGCACGCggtttatgaagacaattggctggtgagccctacatttttcaattttgcCGCCCATTTTTGTGACCACATTTGCTTCCATCTTTATTTCGCCGCGAACGATCACGCCTCATTTTCAAATCGCGCGCAAATCGCCAGTATGATAAGACTCTAAACGATATAATACTGCTATGATTTCACGAATCACAAGTTACTAAATCCTTTTTGTTTGGATTTGAGTCCTTCTCAGTTTTCGTTCTCtcctaaattattttatttgtaataaaatgtttatagtAAAAGAAACTGGTTTTATATTTTATCGTATAGGAACAAAGTACCCGCGGGCCTACCACCAAACCGAAAACTGGGATTTCGGTATCTGTGATCTCGAATGTGCCTGGTAAGAGCAATAGAGATGTTGGTCATCAGAGTCATCAGTCACAAAATAGAGAAGTCGATAGACGGACTCAGTCTGTTGGTCTTCCGAGTACCCAATGATTTTCTCAAAGCTCCTTGGCAGGTTATTTTTCATTCATGCCCACTAATAGTAAATACTTGTAATTCAGGATAACCCCCTTCGGAAACCCTTTCATATGGGTTTTCTGGGCTCCTAGCAGCTCCTAAAAATTCGTTTTTGCCAGACTATAGCTTTATCATACATACCCCGGTTTATGGGCAAGAGCATGGAATCACAACATAAAGTCAAAAAAAGTGTAATAACTGTCCCGGTCTTTAAATCCTTTGATCCTTATAATTTTTGCTTATAATCCGTTTTTACTGCTAAAGCGGGTGTACACTGAGTATAGAACACACAATCCGTGCATCAATAAAAAGGGTTCTAGCGTATTTTCGTTAACTCGAACAGTGTCTTTGTTTATGCTGTCAAACCTCTGTCAGACGAAACGTCTCGCTCACGTCAGTCGTCGGTTGCCATTTGGGAGGAATGTTATTTTCGCATTGTGttctaaattaataacaaaatgaAGAATTTCCCTGTGTTCGTGTTTCCCGTTTCTCTAGAGTTTTATCTGAGTGCTCGTCATACACACAAACAGTTGTTGACTGTTTACAATCCGTACGATTTTTCTGTAAATTTTAAAGGTACTTATTATTGTCCTACGTGCGTGGTATTTTTGTGCTCGCGAATATACTAGTTTTAACTAACCTTTGTTGTTTCAGTGTTATGTACTGCTCCGAATAAGTTCACAGTGATCGATCCTGAAGGTTTGATACCTCCTCAAAGCTGCATTGATATTGTTGTGCGCTACACACAACCATCTGTTTTGCATTGCAACACGACAGAGAAGTTTAGAATAACTATGTACGACAGAAATACCCAGCAGGTAAAGGTTCACAAGTATAATATTAGATACGGATCTAAGAGCGGTTCATCGCACTTTTGTGATTATTAGCTACGgtgtaaatatttattggatATCAACAACACGcatatttacaaaataacaaACACGTGGCTAATCCTCATGCTTAGCGTGGTCATTAATTATCATTCGAATTTGCATttctaaacaaatattttactgtGTTAACAGCCTACAAACACCACATACTTTTTAAACCAATAAAATTTGAAGaatttgtaattattaataAGCTAAGtaagatgtttgtaaacaatgtTTTGCTACATCCTTTCCAGGGTCCATTATGTATATCTTCCATGTCACATATAGAAGATAGGTAGAAAGCCTCTTTATTTTCTTAACAACTACTTAAGTACATTATAATACAATAACATATAATACTTGttttacattaattttaactattGTTCTTCACATAAATTTGATTTATCTattgttagttttattttagacttaattttattgttagtatgttttttttttctcagttAGAAATCCCATTTTattgggtaaaggcctcctcctaTTTGTTCCATTTGTCCCTGTCTTTTGCCTTATTCATCCATCTTGGGCCGGTGGTAGCTGCAATGTCGTCACTCCATCATTTTCATGGTCGTCCTGACTATCTTTTCCATGTAACATATTGGTATTCAAATAAAGATCTGTCAATCTATGAAAATGtcatcaatatttttatttcaggcACTGGGCAAGAGGGATATTCCAACAAAACTATTAGAAGGTGAACCCGTAAACCCCAACCTAGAGAGCTTAGGAGACAGTTTCCACCCGCTATCTTCGAGAGTGACTCCTCAGAAGCAGGTGGAGGAACATATGCATGTCAAATGCAACCATCCTCATCACAGgtactttaaattatttttatcaaaTTGAATGAACTCTATGTCAACTTCCCATAGCAAATGTGCagatagaaagaaagaaagaaaatatttttattcaggaCGTTAACTATATTCCTTACGTATATGATACACATGAATAGGTATTATAttaacgtcactgaaaaggtctcccctcagcattttgtcaagttacctaCCAGGCAacttgacgctggtcttccgtggacaCCTGTCCAAGCGATCGCGTCAGtacatatttataacaaaaattaAACTTACGAGATCTagaaagaaattataaatattaaaactagATATATGACCTACTATTACATTAACATTGAgcactaatttatttttttaatttaagctATGTCTGAGACTAATTAGAGTTTACCTACTGGTTGCATGGAGCGAAAATTATATAAGGCAATAATGACATTGGCACTAGCAAGTGATCTATTGAACAGATTTCTGCaaatttaaaatgtaatttttgtatttaacttTAAAGACAACATTGTACGGGAGATTCTTATGGGCGGCGGTATATTATTCCAGCATTTCGTGGCGGCATATCTAAACCTGCCACGAAATGCAGTTGTGTTGTGCCGTGGGCAGATGAGGCGAGTAGCTTCCTAACATGCCGCTGAGAAAATTGCAACTTGTTCGATAAATACTGGGGTGTAATGTCAATACaagttttgaatttattttgaaattgatCATTATGGTACATTTATGAGAAATGTACGGGGCATGGTGTCACATCAGTTGGTACAGTTGGCTTAGATAGAGTCTATTCACaattttagtacctatactGTTACTATACATAGATAATGAATTTGTTGGGTGCATATACTGATTGGATTTAGTATTATTAACCATAATATGGAAAAGATCCATATCAATATtcactttattcattttagGGAGGTGTATCTTGTATTGTAATATCTTGCACTTAAAGTTTCCAAGGGTCAAGATTATTTAATGTATACAGTCTATAATAATGAATTTGCAGATATTATTGACCAAAAACAGTTGATAACTACATTTACGTCACTATTGTTATCATTATGTTTATAAGGTACTAGATAAATAAGTACAATGTTCACCTGTAAACAATCAAATGAGTGAGGTTATCAACCTGCCTTAATTCGTTTTTCAATGAgtttaattaattgaaataaggGTCAGCACTAGCAATCGGGCTACAAATCAATAGGTATATTAAAAGCATTGAACATACAAAAACACTAGCACTACCTATGGGGTATATCTAGTACTTATTACAGGACCTAAAGTGTCCTAGACTGTAAATCTGCAACAGCACAAAAACAGTTAATTAAAATGATAAATATGTTTATTCTAATGTGTCTCAATGaaactaagtcatttaaattatgaaaaataaaacagtggATGATAATAAATAAGTGAAACTTGGCATTGGATTTATTTCTATGCATACCGTGAGTTCTACTTTAATTGTGTACAAATTAACTTTCTTTTTATGATATATTTCTCAAACTTGGAGCAGAATTAGATAAcaacaatattatattataagtgcTTACACTAGAATTTAATTTGAAATAGTCATTTTATCCCTTAGATATGAGAGTCGATATGAGACTTtgtcatactactcatactgtAGATGTGTATTTCAATtctttttaattcatttttcaaGTAAAACCTTTATGATACCATTGATTTCAGGGTTAGCCTTATACCGCATGTGACGTAtgcaatattttttcaaatttgaaCTGTAACAGCTGTCAGTAGAGTAGAATTTATAACGGCCAAATATGGAACAATATGCGGTAAAGGGTTAACAGAGCAATATCtgcaattatttatttgtttcacCATCTCATCTTCCAGAGAGCATCAGCCGGTGAATGTAGTGGCAGTGGCAGTGAGCATATGCTGCATTGCTGCCCTCCTACTTCCCACCCAGCCAGAAACAGTAGTCGAGTCACAGTTCCCAGAGTGGCTCCACATCGGATCTAACCTCAAACTAGTGTTCTCTTTCGTCTTAGGGCTTGTCAGTATGCTAGTTTTACGACCATAAGACCTATATTTTAGAACTAAATTCCTGTGTATACTTGTTTTTGAGCCATTTTGAAATCCTGCATGTACAAACTTGAATTGAACAAACAgggattgttttatttgttatttaattgcACATTTTGCAAATTCTGTATTGCAAATTATTGCAACTTACAATGTACATTATAAATGATTTGAAGGGGTAATAATCCattacataaatgtattggTCTGTAAATAATACatgtacattaaataaataaaaaacacttcAATTTTATTACAAGTCAGGTATGGACTGCAAAATTAAGCAAATTAATAATGATGTCTATATAAAGAATG includes these proteins:
- the LOC125235270 gene encoding motile sperm domain-containing protein 1-like, with translation MKNFPVFVFPVSLEFYLSARHTHKQLLTVYNPYDFSVNFKVLCTAPNKFTVIDPEGLIPPQSCIDIVVRYTQPSVLHCNTTEKFRITMYDRNTQQALGKRDIPTKLLEGEPVNPNLESLGDSFHPLSSRVTPQKQVEEHMHVKCNHPHHREHQPVNVVAVAVSICCIAALLLPTQPETVVESQFPEWLHIGSNLKLVFSFVLGLVSMLVLRP